TTGCCCATAAACAATGGAGTTTTCTGTTCTTTATTTTTTCTTTGTAAATCAGTCGATCAAACATTAACATACAAACTGGTAAAATACTAAAATCTTGAGAATAGAAAGCAATGATTTCAAACCTCTCCTCTACAGCCGAAACAAGACCCCCTGTCAAAGCGACTCCACCAATCTACAATTTTAAAAATCATCATTTCTTCAAAGCTACAAAACAACTTTCTCTGTAATTCTATACGCCCTGTGAATCAAACCATATCTTGTTCTCGTCGAATCTTGTTCAGATATGTAGTGAACCGTATCTTCAAAGCTACAAAAAAACTTTCAGATATGGAGTGAAGTCACCGGATCTTATTCTTGCCGAAAAGCCGAACCGTGTAAGCTTTGTTCTCGCCGAACTTTGTTTAAGCTAAATTGGAACCACCACAAGAATATTGTCTCTTAGATCTTTCATCAGATCTGAGTTTTGCCACCACCGAAAAAATGTGAGTGGTTGGATCCTGATGGTGGCAGGACTATGGAGGTCAGTGGTGATGGTCATGATGTCGGTGGTCACGATGTTGGTGGGCTGTGGTGGCCTGATGGTGATAATGGTTGTAGTCTTGTAGGAGAGGGATGGATGTAGAGAGAGAGTATAGGGGAGAGAAAGAGATAAATGGAGAGAAAAGGATTTTATATTATAAAAGTTTTTTAGTGTTGAAATGACCGTTTTGCCCTCACATGGGGTGCATATGTCCTCAGTTAACTGAATTTTTTAACCAAGTTAGGGtcaaaggacgtagagtgtaataGGTTTTACAAAGAAAGGACTgtgattgtaattattgaaggtaaaggtcatccattgcaatctagtacaaacataaaggatggAAACTGTAATTTACCCTACTTTATGTTTCTCATGAACTTGAAGAATGAAAATGATTTTATGAATGATGAAGCATGTAACATAAGTACTAGACATAAACTTGGATGATttcaaaactagttttctcaagaaactaagttaagtcacaagatttacataaacattgttttaaagaaactaaccatGTTTTTAGTGGTAAAACAAGTATAAAAATAcattgttaacaagaaaaattcaaaagaatgatttttggaaaaatcatctagTAAGTTGTAAACTCCTAAATCTTCCAAGAATGAAACTTTTAAAGAAGTAAACACATTTTAGAGGGTAGCTAAccctactaaacacactaccaagttactacaagtttttatgaaagttcaagaTCATGTTGTTAGGAAAAATTACTtgattttggcacttggtaagtgttgaatgaattgttgattgtttgtgatgattttaaaaagaaaacgatatgctttgatagcatggatacctccatttttaggggaaactatgacaaaattttctaaaaatataaacacttagaaaaatattttctaaacaaatatttacaagtgtattttaactatggttttcaatataaaccttgccataatttttgtaacaaaaatacaagtattggaggttggtttttataaataaaaaaatgataaatatatatttagaatatatatatatatatatatatatatatatatatatatattaaagatatgtgtgtaaatatttgtatactttgtgtaatagttatattattttagggttaaAGTAATATAagttaacaaaataccaagaaattacaatccaaaataataccaaaaatctcaagaaataaatatataagttacacacttaacattgtgaaaccgaacgccagaacgtaacttacaaaatattccagaaaatacatttataaatatatttttggtaaataatattttggatacaagaaatgaaaatatgatttttgtaaacattaccaagttatatcatattttcgacaaggagaaaatatattatttttgggaagtaaaaatatattttcttgcaatatttagaagatatatgattgttggaaaaatatatattttcttggataaACTTGAAATGCATTATTGTtggataaaaataagtttaaatatattttctaaagttatacttgaaaatatattattttggaactacaaatacaagaatacgaatatacacgtatgagatacccccatccttgggaaggaaacatGAGTagtataaatacttgagaagtattatttCAAAAATAATGTTTAACAATTACTCCAAAatttaatataatttaaagtcaaaataattattattttaacaagtaattataacttggaataatatggAAGTTATAAAAGAgacgtaactcaaaaacgtaaatactaaggcaaggcacgacccgttcgtctaatcgacattagtacattgtaggtagtcgtgtttgctgaagggatttgagttacgagtactgaagacgcaagactgtgagttcatgtcccccttttcttttaactattttcagttttataacttcgggggtgaaatacatgttacaattgtttcctgcaccatttcacacataccattggccttgcaaaccattggtgatctgtttttccttattgcttcaTACCAGGGCTTACATACATACGGACATattttaaaggtttattcatacacaaacacatgaactcgctcaacttttgttgatgttttcaaattacatgtatttcagagaactaagtggatctggcaggtgtttgcatgtttcaagctgcgtcatgaataaagatgtcatccaaagtcattagggtttaggagatgtatcttaatcctggacgagatacatggtTCTAAACTCGGTTTTATTTGAGGTCTTTTATCGAGTCTTCATgaactcatttaaacatgttGTGGTTTGTAACTTAAATTTGGAGTCTACGTTTCAGACAATTTATGTTGTGGTATTTTCAAACTTAATATATGCATGAACATCTActggtttttatcatatagtgttgttatgattgattgctatggtattaaaagagtcacaccaataatcacgcttccgcaaaagtcagggtgtgacagcctagtattcctggtttggaatattattaaatgctattTCGTACTAAACGAAACTGTATCACGAAATCCCCACTTTCTATACCGATTAATCGACGGGGCCTGGCGAACGGGATATTAGTTGATAGCACTATTTAAGTTTCACtaactgtgacatctgtgcttgtataAGCATTGTATAACTccaaacagttcaattatcaataaagcAATGTGTTTTGAccccaatatttgtttatttatgtttgacatttttgcACGTTATGATTTTTGTTTGAGAATAGATCTATTAGATCCTTTGGTTATCTGTGTTTCAAGAATATATCTATTTATAAATCTATATCTTGTAATAGTTGGTGTCGCTTTGATTTTGTTCGAGTTTTTGTTGTAGCTCCTTTGAGCCTTCCTTGCGCTTTTTTCGCATGGGGTGTTTGTGCGTAGGgttgttcacgagccgagccgaaccgagcggacctttgcttgtgcttggctcgttttcaaaccgaaccgagcggagcgaCTCATTAAAACCGAGCatcaaatcaagcgagcatttttcgaaaattccgagcgagcgtcgagcgaagttcgagcgatttggacaaccgtgtcgcccaatttaaatttgctgagagagatagtgacaatgttgggtctcaagtttttatgtctttaaaaacatgcacatttcatgacataatatttttcttataaataacaatgttgtggctgaGGAGGCGAGgatcatattgcacgaacaattacgttgagaacaggagacgatcgacttagggtaacgacatgaaacattgaggcgatAAACAGACTGTCGTTTatcggtttagggtttaacttttagttttgattttaattttttattggcGTGGTTGGACTAGTACGCATATATacagttgtaaatttgtatatagttgaccaaaatctaatagatTGGTACATATAAAACcataaatttaatttatttttaagtatatatgtatgtgtaagtgtgtgtatatatataggtgtatatgtatatataggtataatttatatttgtgtatatacatgtttatagatGTATGTGTATGTgcatgtgtatatgtatatactaattaaaataataattcgagccgaaccgagccgagcggacctttgctcatgtttggctcgtttacaaaccgaaccgagcagagtggctcgtttacaaccgagcgtcaaatcaAACGAGCGTTTTTCGAGCAATTTTCGAACGAGCGACGAGCGGCGAATGAGCGCGGCGATCGATTTAAACAGCCCGCTTTGTGCGAATGAAATATACTTTCCGAAAGAAAACCAGTATTTGATGATATGTTTGGTACTATTCCTATTTCCACCCAACAATGAGCAGCAAGCAGTCTGTCCTCCTCCCGACCGAAACCCTAAACCTGGAGTCCGGCCTCTCCCTGGTCCCCCGTTTGAAGCTGAACCTGAGCGTCCACCGCGCCGACGCCTCCGTCAAGCCACTCGACGAATGGCAACTGAAAACCTCCTTAATTGACTTCCTGAAATCCTCATTCTCGATCAGCGTCCCTGAAGACGACCTCATCCTTGGGAAATTGAAAGATTTGAAGAAACGGAAGCGCGAGGATCCCGTTGCTCGTGGTACGCTGTTTGTTCGAGAGTTGGGATTTCTGGTTGATAAAGTTGAGCCTGAAGAGGTAGAGGTGGTGGAGAAGAAGGTTTGTGAGTGGAAGAAAAAGGTGGTTGGTAAATTGGATGGGATTGAGTTGAGTTTGGTCGGGGTTAGGTTTAAGTTGAGCGTTGAGGTTCCCAAATCGGATGACTTTGAAGTGATGAGGAAAGAGTGGGAGGAGGTGGAGGAGGAGGTTTCTGCGTTTGATGCTGGTCGTCATAGAGGTTTGTATCTTTTAATCAGATTTTATGTAACCGAATAGTTATGCTATTATTAGGTGGTAGCGTCATCGAATTGAAAGAATTCCGATTTAGATTCAATTCCAATTCCTTCTTTTGTGAAATGAACAGCATAACCAATGGAATCTACATTCCAATTCCATTCAGAATCCTTCGATTATGTGAAATGAACACTACCTTATCTGTGAGTGATTGTAAGTTGGATAACCTCATGTTAGGATTCAAATTGGGAATACAAGTGATCAACAAGATTGCAGGAATTGGTATGAATTATGATATAACGTTCTTTCCTTTTATTGAACTTAGGGGTGCTCAAAAACTGTTAGAAATCAGGAGAACCCTCCAACCCAAGTGAGCTAGTTTGAGAACCAAACAATTCCGTGCTTGGTTTGGTGGTCTAATGGTCTGGTTTGAAACTTGGAACTGGTCGTTCAGCTTTTATTGTTGatgatacacacacacacacacacatatttttcattttttttggaAATTGGAATATGTATTATGGTCACGAATCATCTCTTATGTTTTAAACGATTTACTACAAACTAATGTTTTTGGCAGAAAAAAAAAGATTGGTTTGGACCGCCAAACCAAATCGTTAAACCATAAAACCCTCAAAGTTGTCTATATTGAAACCATAGTTAGTGGTTCGACCTAGAATTTGCGTGAAACCTAGCCAAAACGGATCATGAACACTGTATGTGTTCAGCAACTTGGCGTATAATTTCTTGAAATGGTAGGTAGCAGTTATACTTTGTAACTTGTAATTGTAAAGAAATTTAATTTGTTATAGTATTCACTTATAGTAGTATCTTGTTTATGTTAAATATGTCAAAATTCGTAATGTCATATCTTTTAAATTAACTACCGTTTTGAATTCAACTGCTATAGATTATTGATGTTTCTACGATGATCAGGATATGCAAGGGGTAGAAAACGGGAACCTGACACAATTGTGCTGAGGGGTGTTCCATCACGATGGTTTGCTGAGACAAGAGTCTCATCCAAGCCTTCAATGTTGGTTACTCATACCATTTTTTCTGCATTAGGAAAAATCAGGTATGTCTCTTTATTGGAATTTTTTTACATATCTTTATTTTTTATGTATCTTCCTCATTGTATATATTGTTGTGGTTCGTATGATTATTGTATGACATACACAATAAATGTGAACTAGTGGCAGGAAATACGTGATTAGAAAGTTTTGACTATGAGGATAACCTTGTCAATGTTCTATGATGGCTTATATTTACTAACTTTCTCGATAAAGTTGTGAATGTATTACTCATTAGTATCCGTTTCTCAGGTATTAAAATCTTACAGTTCTGTTTCCCCTATGGCAATTAGCCATAATTCAAACACGACTGTATTATTTAGAATAAATAGACAGTATTAAAATTTGGAGGATACGTGAAGCTACAGTTTACACTCCTTTATTGAAAGTCTGTGACTGAACAAATATGACATCCCCATACCATAGAGAACCTAACATGAAACACAGGGCTTGTAAGTTGTAACTGCACCCCATTTCTAACACAGGGCTTAGTCACCCTGATACGTGTATTTAAAAGAAGTATATGTCGTATAGTTTGGTCTGTGGTTTACTTTAGTTCAATTTGTGATTAAGCTAAACACATCCATCCAGTTTTGTATGTCTATGAAGCCATCTAAATGTTACATGATTAATGCGCAAACACTATTAATATGCATACAAGTAAAGTTCACGTGATCATTTATAATTCTGTGATTGCGTGTACCGTTTGCAATTTACTTCAATGACGATTTTTGAATAGGAATCTGGATGTCGCCGAAGATGATGGGTCTGACAAAGATGCAGATGAAGACATAGTTCGTGGTCTCCAATGTAAGATTGTGGTTCGGTTTGAGGACCATAGGGAATTTTCTAAGGCCTTAAAGGTGTTATGTGGGAGGTCATTGGAAAAGGTATATGTTATCAATTTTCTTAATAACAAGATGCTGTTCTTTTTATAGTAATTATTCTGCATCAAATTAGTTTCTGAAAGTTATTGATGTGtttatcttatacatagcaaggATCACGGCTAAAAGCTGATTATGAGGTGAGCTGGGATAAGGACGGCATATTTAGAAATGCTCGAAGTCAAAATGAAGAAAATAGTAGATCAACGCCAAAAGTTGCGGCTTATAATGATAGAAGTGAACCCGCTAGACATCAGTCTCATGCACCCTATTTTTCTGAAAACCACATCCGCTCAAAGAGATTCAAGGTTTGAAGTTAAATAATCCATCATGTTCATAAAAATAGTTTCGTTTTCTGGTTTGGTTTATATATCTCTGCTTTATAAGAACTTTTTCCAGCACTATAGTAGGGGAGGGTGGATATTTCAACTCATTTACTTACAAATGGGTCCATTCAGGCCATGTTCTATTCAAAAGGGCGCTCAATCTGTATTTTTAGTGCACAAAACTTCCTATATTGTTTTCTTTGAAAGATAAGATTATTATGGAAAATAGTTGTAATCGTACTCAGGCATAAAAGAGAGGAAAGTCTGTGGATGCTTCCATTAAGACCGTCTGTGTATTATTAAAACTACTTAACAAGTCAAAAAAGTATGTAATCCGGTTTCGTTATACACCAAAGCTGGGCCAAAACCATGGCTGATGCCGACAATGCTGAAAAGAGAAAAATATCCTTGTACAGATATGTCAAAAAATACagtgattaaaagtaaaaaatcttGGGGTGTTTTTGTCATTTTATGGTATCATAACATGTTTTTGGTCGAATTTGGTATGAAGGAAATAGGATACGTATTTCGGTGGCTAGAGTAGTTTTCATTATATGGGTCGGCTATATGCTTGGGTGGCCtccagatatatatatatatatatatatatatattattatccCTTACAATTGTTAACTTTTGAACAATGACACTTTCTGGTAAACCTTGCTTTGACCTGATCCATTTTGGCTCTAAAAAGTGCCTGTTTTGACAACTGTTTATCCGTTTACCACTTCCATCTTTTGGTTAATCGTATCTCTAATTTGTCGTTTAAATAATGGAATGCAGGAATGACTAAACTATTGAAAGCAGAATGAAGTTGAATGACTGCTTCAAGAATCCATACAATATTTGAGCACTGTTGCAATAGAGTTTGGCTCTTTTCCTTCACCGGCTGAAGCTAGATTTGATCATTACCGCTTTCAAATACTCTCTCCTAGGTCCTTTTTGTTAGATTTGCTATAAATTGTTGGAGATTTGAGAATATATGTGGAATGTTGAATCTATCTTCATGGTATGACCGATATAAAAACAATGCAGCAGATGAATCACCTGCACGGTTTTGCAATGCTAAGGGTTGATTAATAATAGGTGGCAATACAAGGAGTTATGTAACTTGTCAAAACAGTAGTGTTAAATGGTGAAAGATTGAATTACTTCTCATTGAAGGATTCGGTTACAATATGTAGACATCACAACAAATCCGTATTTTGCCCATCCAGTCTTTAATGACAGATCCCGTAATCTTGCAAGAGGCGGCTGTGCAGCGGCGGAGTAGAAATCTAACAAACTAGTAGCGCGGCGGCGGACCAAAGTCGGCAGCCATAAGAAGGAACCATGGTTCAATAAGTGGCGGACCGAAACCGAAGTCTGCCGcgataaataaaaacaaaagaaggCGGCGGTGGATGGGGGCAAGGAGCGGCTTGACGAAGGACGACGGGTCTTCATCGGTAGCTGTGTTTAAGAAAAATGGCAGCACATGAACCTGATTACAGAAATGACAAGTGAGACGATCATACAATCACGATCAGTTCCTTGTTGCGTGTGGATGGTTCAATATGTTACACAACGCTTAAAACACGATAACCACAAACAATCAATTTCTCTTTTTTGTTCTCGTTGGATGCATGTGGCAGCCCATTTTCTTCTAGTAATGTTACGAGAAACTAATCTCCTTTAAATCATAAGAAAAATGCAAAGTTCTTTCTTATTTGCACTTTCATAAATACAGATCACTTTTTTCTTAAATAAATACAAATATAGTGATTGGATTGACAATCTAATTGATCTACTAATTAAGAAATCAACTAAAAATACCTATGAGTGAAGAAATTCAAGGGCTCTTGACAATGTCTCTTTGAACCTTGTAATATTAAGCGTTACATTTTGTTTATCTAAATAAATAGATTTATAGACACCCCATCCTTTCCTTTGAATCGAAAATGGATCCACCAAAACTTGATGGTTAAGTGGGTATTGATCAATCAAACTGCTTTCCCCTTGGCTTATCTTATACTCTATGTACTTCAACCCCATAGCTTTTGAAGGGTCTCCAAAATAAGTGTTTGCTATCCAATCCATATTCCCCCACGGCacaatttgtatcaaaacacCATTTTCAGGCAAAAAAACCATGTTGGTAAGCCCTGCCCCATGAACTCCCAACATCACATCACACGAGTTTACTAACTGCGAAACGCGTGTCAAATTCGCGTTCATTTCTGTCACAATCACCTCGAACCCTGAGTCTTGGGCTACATGAACCACCTCTTTGATGTTCACAAAAGTGCGTGTTTTCGATCGTGAAACTATTAGGAGACGAGGCTTTTTCGTCAAACCATTTGTTAAGTTTTCCGTGGTTGATCTATCCAAGGAGTATGAGCTTCTTAAGAAGCTTGTGAAATCCTTCACTGATTCAAGGTGAAGCtcttttctctcttcttttcCAAGGCCAACTACCACACCAGGAAAGCAATTCACTTCATTTTCATGATCAATATCAATGATTTCATACCTTGACAACTTTTTCAATAGCTCGTGAAATTTTCTACTCCACGAAAGGCGATTGTCAGTCACGAGAAACTTCACTTCTCGATTAAACTCACGAGACTTTGCGTAGAGAGGGATGATGACATCCGTGAAAGCATGAAAGTTGTTCCCAGCgtaaccaccaactgaaaaaacTATGGCTGGGACATTGTGAGTTTTATTGCATTTGATCATGGTTTCGGGTTTGTCTTGTACTGATTTTATGGTGAAGGTTGTTACGCTTTCCATGGCGCTTTCGTCACCTTTACGCGCATATGGCTTTATGGTCATGGAAGCATTTGTGAGCTGCGAAGAAAACACAAAAATGGTGGACGAATTCCCTTGAATCCTTACGTCACCTTTCATTTCACAGGAATCATATCTTGGTTTTGAAGTGTCGCAGATTAGAGTTGTTTTCTCTACTTCAGGATCTGGTAATAATAAAAATGATTGTTATTAATTAAGCATGCTTCTCTATTTTGAAGAGGTTATTGTACTGAAACGTTTAAATGTGTCAAGTGTAGCCGTGTAGGAACTGACTAGCTAGCATGTTACGTGTGTGTTGCCTTTTGACCAGGGCTATATGTGTGAACATATATTTCTATCATTATTACACaacgtgtgtgtgtgtatatatatatatatacacgttgTTATGTTTATAATTACACACTATCATGATAGACCATGCATCGACGCTTTTTTACGTTgtatttataattatttaatgTATACTAATAGTATACACCAATTAAAACTAATAAAGTTCAGATTTTATTAAGATTTTATGATAAGGTATTTTCTTTCAATAATTAACTAGTTTAAGTTCCCGTCTATTACAAAAGTTGTATAAAGAATATACTTCTTATAATTGGAATTGCATTCCATGATCTTGAAGGACGACGACCATGGGCCATGCAAGAGATGCGTCCGTTTAGTTTTTGATGAAAACGTCCTTACGAAGTTGCGTGATAAAGACATACATTTCCGGATTCGGTATGATCTTTTGGAAGATCTACCCTATCTTAAGAAGTTAAAACTCGGAatggtttatttgtgtttttattattttttatatataataaacgaCATATATTAATTTGTTAAGTAACCATGTAATTGGATTTaaggtttaaaagaaaaaaagattAAAATGAAACGGATTAGTAATATAGGAAACTCAAATTTGATTGAAAGAATAGATGATCTAAGTATGCAAAAACGGAACATGTAATTGGATTTaaggtttaaaagaaaaaaaattaaaaggaaaCAGATTAGTAATTTCGGAAACTCAAATTTGATTGAGATAATAGATGATACGAGATTGAATAGTAGGGGAGAAAAAAAATCTTGAATACCCTTATTTTCTTTGCCGCCCAATTAAGTCAATACCTCACAATACATTCTCACGTGACAATTAAATGTTTAAAAGAAAGCCATGTGGTCTAAGATAGTTTTGATTTATTATAATTCATAGATTACACAAAAGTTATATGAGTAAAAAATATAGATGACTTATTCAATTTCTACTCTTTCAAGAATTTGTAACTCATTGTTATACACGACTTTGCCACCCGCTCGCGGCATCAAAGTTTCAGATCACTTCATACAATAACCCTTAATCTCTCACAAAATCGTTAGGTACTTGTATATTTGCATGCCATTTTATACCATGTTTGTTTACTTACATAATACAAACAACACTAAGATTTTTCTGGTTTTTTTATAGGTATAATTATTGTAATTAATTAGCAGTATTATAGTTTTTAGTTATTATTTTGAAAGGCACAGTGACGGAATTTGACCAAAAGTTCTGTGGGATGAAAAGTCATGagacccaatttatatattgtataaatatttaggcaaaataattgatGAACGAttcttttataattttaaaattttcagacgAAAAATCGAGTATTTTAGACTAAGCTCCTCCCCTAGAAAGGCAGATATTACTCTACTCTACTTACatcaaaatcctaaacacaaatTCATATTAAAGTAAACCACAACCTACATGCATTGCTAGAAATTTGGCTCATGATCGAAGAGTATTAGAGTATATAGTCTACAGATTGACGACTTGTGGTGCGAAAAGTGGAAAATGTTAAAAGAATACTAATcatcatagaagtcatgtagtcTACTATTATCATGTGTAATGGTACGTAATTGCTCTTTATAAGATGAAAAATATGAAGTTCAAATAATTTCAATGATGGTTTATATTCTCTATTTTTCCACTTGTCGCACCGGTTGTCTGTACGTGCTTGTGTGTGAATGTGTAGGCAATTATTGTTTTGTAATTTTTTGATTGAAGAAGGAAATAAACAAATTTTATGATCTTCTACCTTCTCGTTTAGATCATGCATTAGCATATGACAAATACGTGAATATAACATATGATTTAGACTTAGACATCTTATTTGGCTAGAGGCCAAAGAGTTAGCTCAAAGGACCATGTCTAGGCAGCCTTTTCAACAAGCTAGCTCATCGGCTTTCAACAATTTGTCTCGACTAGGATCAAACCTATATACGCCAGACATACCCTATATAATACATCGGCTAGTAGTACATCGCATATTAAATGTATAGCTATATATAAATGACTTACAAACAGGTAGGGTGCCAAGGTAAGGCTTGAACACGGTGCACATGCACCATAAGATTACAAAGCAAGCAAGCAATGCACCAGACCTGAATCGGTTTTGGTCGTGTCGACTAAAGCTTCTAGCGAAAATCTCCTCATATTTCATGTTTTCTCTTtagtgctatatatatatatcataataCTAGCTAGTGACTGAAGTTATACGAACGGCAGATATATGTGTTCAGTtttatgtattatatatacaaCCCAAAATGGCCTGCAAGAAAGATCGGATTTTCCTTTTATTTATTgtaatttattatatattttttgtttgtCCAATAATTGGTGCTTAC
This genomic stretch from Helianthus annuus cultivar XRQ/B chromosome 8, HanXRQr2.0-SUNRISE, whole genome shotgun sequence harbors:
- the LOC110873300 gene encoding A-kinase anchor protein 17B isoform X2, with the protein product MSSKQSVLLPTETLNLESGLSLVPRLKLNLSVHRADASVKPLDEWQLKTSLIDFLKSSFSISVPEDDLILGKLKDLKKRKREDPVARGTLFVRELGFLVDKVEPEEVEVVEKKVCEWKKKVVGKLDGIELSLVGVRFKLSVEVPKSDDFEVMRKEWEEVEEEVSAFDAGRHRGYARGRKREPDTIVLRGVPSRWFAETRVSSKPSMLVTHTIFSALGKIRNLDVAEDDGSDKDADEDIVRGLQCKIVVRFEDHREFSKALKVLCGRSLEKQGSRLKADYEVSWDKDGIFRNARSQNEENSRSTPKVAAYNDRSEPARHQSHAPYFSENHIRSKRFKA
- the LOC110873299 gene encoding alpha-1,3-arabinosyltransferase XAT2 codes for the protein MKYEEIFARSFSRHDQNRFRSGALLACFVILWCMCTVFKPYLGTLPVYPEVEKTTLICDTSKPRYDSCEMKGDVRIQGNSSTIFVFSSQLTNASMTIKPYARKGDESAMESVTTFTIKSVQDKPETMIKCNKTHNVPAIVFSVGGYAGNNFHAFTDVIIPLYAKSREFNREVKFLVTDNRLSWSRKFHELLKKLSRYEIIDIDHENEVNCFPGVVVGLGKEERKELHLESVKDFTSFLRSSYSLDRSTTENLTNGLTKKPRLLIVSRSKTRTFVNIKEVVHVAQDSGFEVIVTEMNANLTRVSQLVNSCDVMLGVHGAGLTNMVFLPENGVLIQIVPWGNMDWIANTYFGDPSKAMGLKYIEYKISQGESSLIDQYPLNHQVLVDPFSIQRKGWGVYKSIYLDKQNVTLNITRFKETLSRALEFLHS
- the LOC110873300 gene encoding A-kinase anchor protein 17B isoform X1; this translates as MSSKQSVLLPTETLNLESGLSLVPRLKLNLSVHRADASVKPLDEWQLKTSLIDFLKSSFSISVPEDDLILGKLKDLKKRKREDPVARGTLFVRELGFLVDKVEPEEVEVVEKKVCEWKKKVVGKLDGIELSLVGVRFKLSVEVPKSDDFEVMRKEWEEVEEEVSAFDAGRHRGYARGRKREPDTIVLRGVPSRWFAETRVSSKPSMLVTHTIFSALGKIRNLDVAEDDGSDKDADEDIVRGLQCKIVVRFEDHREFSKALKVLCGRSLEKQGSRLKADYEVSWDKDGIFRNARSQNEENSRSTPKVAAYNDRSEPARHQSHAPYFSENHIRSKRFKE